The following are from one region of the Carnobacterium gallinarum DSM 4847 genome:
- a CDS encoding L-type lectin-domain containing protein, whose protein sequence is MKKKGWLIGIASAIFMLTAGGISAEAANENLPPVNISLDNIFQVPSGSTSKVIKVGTGDIVEITAARVNQSGAIWSTASNKMDLSKDFEASMYIYFGNQGSAAADGMSFVMQNADAGPNTANVGGGARIGVWDWASPGTFGYGIKNSLAIEFDTYSNGDGFDAGLNGQNHIAWGFPSIKSTYLDSNGLRRLDHKGLQYPGNLSVDKWFPFNVKWSASAKTLTYKFNNLAPVVIPVPDPAAVFGNTSTVYWGFTGSTGAQFELNRVAFEKVPGLVNATVPMTVKNQEGMDVAGKVVSSGETLTYRLEGNYLSGKQNWRTVTGKLTLPDTVNYVPNTLKAYSAGGPEISLPDSKWNGKTLTTDLGTLDTTKNIAYVTFNVKTTDVAAVTSVAAKGTLSGLNYIDNSNEVQYQIKPREAPKVTLTNGNTTQTIFSNTNYELTGTWIDPDGKQSTLHYLVNGVEIGTSQISSPANNQQQNYTYTIPANQLKEGAVTPVVVYAVDETGLESQRVPINIKVLSPPKVTLNGTGTTVEIDNGSDFAFKGTWKDLDSQFVNLYYILGNNPPVQFGKQVANPDPKGQTINFSQSVPSKDLAPGTYSLKVYAEDSEGQQTVSDVVTIQVIGTLQFTNISSAVSYEGTSIPKTLKTVKRNTDWDIRVKDTRRIGGDWRVDVTLEQPFANQAQKKLSDGLFFKNGTNITPLKVGDTTTVFSKKTTDFQEVPVTWSEDQGLLMNISPSDYTGKYQGVLNWTLVDGPS, encoded by the coding sequence ATGAAGAAAAAAGGTTGGCTAATTGGAATTGCAAGTGCTATTTTCATGCTTACAGCGGGAGGTATTTCAGCTGAAGCAGCAAATGAAAATTTACCACCTGTTAATATTTCGCTAGACAATATTTTTCAAGTACCAAGTGGCTCTACAAGTAAGGTTATCAAAGTTGGTACAGGAGATATTGTTGAGATTACAGCAGCCAGAGTTAACCAAAGTGGTGCAATCTGGTCAACAGCTTCTAATAAAATGGATCTAAGCAAAGATTTTGAAGCTTCAATGTATATTTATTTTGGTAATCAAGGTAGTGCCGCAGCGGATGGGATGTCTTTTGTTATGCAAAATGCTGATGCAGGTCCGAATACAGCCAATGTTGGTGGGGGTGCCAGAATTGGTGTTTGGGATTGGGCTTCTCCAGGTACTTTTGGATACGGAATAAAAAACAGTTTAGCGATTGAATTTGATACGTATTCAAATGGAGATGGCTTTGATGCGGGATTAAATGGTCAAAATCATATTGCATGGGGATTTCCAAGTATTAAATCTACCTATTTAGATAGTAATGGACTGAGAAGATTAGATCATAAAGGTCTTCAATATCCCGGAAATTTATCAGTAGATAAATGGTTTCCTTTTAATGTGAAATGGTCTGCTAGTGCTAAAACATTAACGTATAAGTTTAATAATTTAGCACCGGTTGTGATTCCTGTTCCAGATCCAGCTGCCGTTTTTGGTAACACAAGTACTGTTTACTGGGGCTTTACTGGTTCAACTGGCGCACAGTTTGAGTTAAATCGTGTTGCATTTGAAAAAGTACCAGGTTTAGTCAACGCAACAGTACCAATGACAGTAAAAAATCAAGAAGGTATGGATGTAGCTGGAAAAGTTGTGAGTTCTGGGGAAACTTTAACGTATCGTTTAGAAGGAAATTATCTTTCTGGAAAACAAAATTGGCGGACTGTAACTGGAAAACTTACATTGCCTGATACGGTAAATTATGTTCCAAATACATTGAAGGCATATTCAGCAGGTGGTCCAGAAATAAGCTTGCCAGATAGCAAATGGAATGGTAAGACCTTAACTACGGATTTAGGAACGTTAGATACAACGAAAAATATTGCTTATGTTACATTCAATGTTAAAACTACTGATGTTGCAGCTGTAACTTCTGTAGCAGCAAAAGGAACACTTAGTGGCTTAAATTATATTGACAACAGTAACGAAGTTCAATATCAAATTAAACCGCGTGAAGCTCCGAAAGTAACCTTAACAAACGGAAATACTACGCAAACCATTTTTTCTAATACAAACTATGAGTTGACGGGAACATGGATTGATCCAGATGGCAAACAATCTACGCTACACTATTTAGTGAATGGTGTGGAAATTGGTACAAGTCAGATATCTAGTCCAGCAAATAATCAACAACAAAATTACACGTATACGATTCCTGCAAATCAATTAAAAGAAGGTGCAGTAACGCCAGTTGTTGTTTATGCAGTAGATGAAACAGGTCTTGAATCACAACGTGTCCCAATCAACATAAAAGTTTTATCTCCTCCTAAAGTAACTCTAAATGGTACAGGAACAACTGTTGAAATAGACAACGGTTCTGATTTTGCCTTTAAAGGAACTTGGAAAGACCTAGATAGTCAATTTGTTAATTTGTACTATATTTTAGGGAATAATCCACCGGTTCAATTTGGTAAACAAGTAGCAAATCCTGATCCTAAAGGACAAACAATTAATTTTTCACAGTCTGTTCCTAGTAAGGATTTGGCACCTGGAACCTATTCATTAAAAGTTTATGCAGAAGATAGTGAGGGGCAACAAACAGTCAGTGATGTTGTGACAATCCAAGTTATTGGAACGCTGCAATTTACGAATATATCTAGTGCTGTAAGTTATGAAGGAACATCTATTCCTAAGACCTTAAAAACAGTTAAACGGAATACAGATTGGGATATCCGAGTTAAAGATACACGAAGAATTGGCGGCGACTGGCGCGTAGATGTAACGTTGGAACAACCATTTGCCAATCAGGCACAAAAGAAATTGTCTGACGGTTTGTTCTTTAAAAACGGTACAAATATAACTCCATTAAAAGTTGGAGATACAACAACCGTCTTTTCTAAAAAAACCACAGATTTTCAAGAAGTACCTGTCACTTGGTCAGAAGATCAAGGTTTACTAATGAATATCAGTCCTTCAGATTATACAGGCAAATATCAAGGAGTTTTAAATTGGACTTTAGTTGATGGTCCAAGCTAA
- a CDS encoding permease prefix domain 1-containing protein, with translation MEQIREYIEAIFSSLPKTKEIVELRQNMLENMEDKYNELIESGMNQDEAVGSVIRSIGTAKELKSELGMMDDLKNEAEKVNYDAEESIQTMSEIQSKVGMGIAFSAVLYICSPAIYKIWNEYLNEDVMAFFCLWAVLIIATVNLGYWLIKNFQAKKQLKQLKNGKIIQERQPISTVQKIVWSVAIGLYLLGVITGGAESVWIVFPIAVVTSVCVSYYAKRKAFWKVGG, from the coding sequence ATGGAGCAGATTAGAGAATATATTGAAGCTATTTTTAGCAGTTTGCCAAAAACGAAAGAAATCGTTGAACTACGACAAAATATGCTAGAGAATATGGAAGACAAATACAATGAATTAATTGAGAGTGGCATGAATCAAGATGAAGCAGTAGGTTCGGTAATTCGTTCAATTGGAACTGCAAAAGAACTTAAATCAGAACTAGGTATGATGGATGATTTAAAAAACGAAGCAGAAAAAGTCAACTATGATGCTGAGGAATCTATTCAAACAATGTCAGAAATTCAATCTAAAGTTGGAATGGGAATCGCTTTTTCAGCAGTATTATATATTTGTTCACCTGCAATCTATAAAATATGGAATGAGTATTTGAACGAGGATGTAATGGCGTTTTTCTGTCTATGGGCGGTGTTGATTATTGCGACAGTTAATTTAGGGTATTGGCTTATCAAAAATTTCCAAGCAAAAAAACAATTAAAACAACTAAAAAATGGCAAGATAATCCAAGAAAGACAACCAATATCTACTGTACAAAAAATTGTTTGGAGCGTAGCGATAGGACTTTATTTGCTAGGTGTAATCACAGGTGGGGCAGAATCTGTATGGATTGTGTTTCCTATTGCAGTAGTAACGAGTGTATGTGTGAGCTATTATGCCAAAAGAAAAGCTTTTTGGAAAGTGGGAGGATAA
- a CDS encoding acyl-CoA thioesterase, with amino-acid sequence MQINPYYRKAFFHETDQMGIIHHSNYLKWFEESRFDLLEQLGFGMDFLEREGLSSPVLDIACSYKAMVHFNDEVAIKISVKKISSARLIFSYNVWHDGEIKASGESGHCFINQAGKIISLKREYPELHEILSQLVVK; translated from the coding sequence ATGCAAATTAACCCTTATTATCGTAAAGCTTTTTTTCATGAAACTGATCAAATGGGCATTATCCATCATTCAAATTATCTTAAATGGTTTGAAGAATCACGTTTTGATTTATTAGAGCAACTTGGTTTTGGAATGGATTTTTTAGAGCGAGAAGGGCTGAGCAGTCCAGTTTTAGATATTGCGTGCTCCTATAAAGCAATGGTGCATTTTAATGATGAAGTAGCGATTAAAATTAGTGTGAAAAAAATATCTAGTGCCCGTCTAATTTTTAGTTATAACGTATGGCATGATGGTGAGATTAAGGCAAGTGGCGAAAGCGGACATTGTTTCATTAATCAAGCAGGGAAAATTATTTCATTAAAACGTGAGTACCCTGAATTACATGAGATTCTTAGCCAATTAGTAGTAAAATAA
- a CDS encoding formate/nitrite transporter family protein, producing MYTPDEILEITIEMGTKKIAKPFVSKLLLGFVGGAMISLGYLAYIRVASSMVEEWGSVASFLGASVFPIGLIVILLGGGELITGNMMAVAAAWFDKKVNTKDLLINWITITLANAAGAIFVAYFFGHIVGLTSSGAFLHETITLAEGKIAATPLQGFISGIGCNWFVGIALWLCYGAKDSAGKILGIWFPVMIFVAIGFQHSVANMFVIPAAIFEGGATWTQMLQNFVPVYLGNIIGGALFVSGIYYKAFKH from the coding sequence ATGTATACCCCAGATGAGATTTTAGAAATCACGATTGAGATGGGAACGAAAAAGATTGCCAAACCATTTGTATCAAAACTGTTATTAGGCTTTGTTGGTGGAGCGATGATTTCACTAGGCTATCTAGCTTATATTCGAGTAGCGTCTTCTATGGTTGAAGAGTGGGGCAGCGTCGCTAGCTTCTTAGGTGCCAGCGTATTTCCAATCGGTTTAATCGTTATTTTACTTGGCGGTGGTGAATTAATTACGGGAAATATGATGGCCGTTGCAGCAGCATGGTTTGATAAAAAGGTAAATACAAAGGACTTATTAATAAATTGGATTACAATTACCTTAGCTAATGCAGCTGGAGCAATATTTGTTGCTTATTTCTTTGGTCATATCGTTGGACTAACTAGTTCAGGTGCTTTCCTTCATGAAACGATTACATTAGCCGAAGGTAAAATTGCAGCAACGCCCTTACAAGGTTTTATCTCTGGGATTGGGTGTAACTGGTTTGTTGGGATAGCTTTATGGTTATGTTACGGCGCTAAAGATAGTGCTGGTAAGATTTTAGGTATTTGGTTCCCTGTAATGATCTTTGTAGCTATTGGATTTCAGCATAGTGTAGCTAATATGTTTGTAATTCCTGCAGCAATTTTTGAAGGTGGCGCTACTTGGACACAGATGCTTCAAAATTTTGTTCCCGTATATTTGGGTAATATCATCGGTGGGGCATTATTTGTTTCAGGGATATATTATAAAGCCTTTAAACATTAA
- a CDS encoding DUF6884 domain-containing protein has translation MMIIASGKPKIWDKEPTIGTVSANQAYIGTFHRLCQAYAQKFDSDYLILSPYYGFLKPTDLVPHTYDVRFTLKGVNQETIQLAELKKQWLDLTLSESQYVVLGGKKFQLLLHQIIPQNILLDFPLDQAGGIGNMQNAAS, from the coding sequence ATGATGATTATCGCTAGTGGTAAGCCTAAAATTTGGGACAAGGAACCAACTATTGGTACTGTTTCAGCCAATCAGGCTTATATAGGAACTTTTCACCGCCTTTGTCAGGCCTACGCACAAAAGTTTGATTCAGACTATCTAATTCTTTCCCCTTATTACGGATTCTTAAAACCAACAGACCTTGTCCCCCATACATACGATGTCCGGTTTACCTTAAAAGGAGTTAATCAAGAAACCATCCAACTTGCTGAATTAAAAAAACAATGGCTAGATTTGACTTTATCTGAGTCACAATATGTCGTTTTAGGTGGAAAAAAATTCCAACTTTTGCTACATCAAATTATTCCCCAAAATATTCTCTTAGATTTCCCTCTGGACCAAGCCGGTGGTATTGGTAACATGCAAAACGCCGCTTCATGA
- a CDS encoding L-type lectin-domain containing protein, whose translation MGKIGWFIVLSSVFLIFTIGTISAKAVNENNPPAQIELDNIFQTPAGSVSNIVTTTKGNLVEITPAKTNQNGAIWSTDANKMNLAEDFESSMYLYFGNQGKKAADGMTFVMQNDPNGPNAIITGYGSQIGTWASPTPESWYPGIRKSFAVEFDTYDNTDGFDADMVQGEDHIAWNFPDVRSSYVDYMSSNQVKRKLTHKNRQYPGELSVDKWFPFKIKWSASRKTLTYQFNDLAPVDVPIMNPEAVFGSTQVYWGFAGSTGNQTEMNRVSFEKVPDLVQSKVNLTVKNQEGISVDGGIVSSMERLTYRLEGNYISGKQEWKAVFAQLQLPENVTYIPNTLKLFSTDGSEIALPDDQWNEKTLNVNIGALNTQKNLAYVTFEVETANVSSLTEVTAEGLFTGKNQIDTSNRVDYQIDTKKPPTLTLTNENTIQTTVTGGNYEVTGIWKDLDGMKGTLHYLVNGKEVGTSNEISSTVNQEINYAYTIPGSSLTQGAENTLEVYAVDEDNLVSEYVSLKIKSLSVPKITLNHSDTTVNLDNTLDYTTMGTWQDLDSSWVSLSYVLDDSKAVEFAKEVSNSDPKDQEIKYELTVGGNGLTPGLHRLKVYAVDAEGQASVSKTVLINVTGTLQFTNVSDKVSYPKNEIPRTIKTIQRNKDWDIRVKDTRGIGSSWYVNVTVEQPFTNENKKKLTEGIIYKTGDFSTPLQVGVATTVFSKTTTDYHEVPVNWSENQGLLLLITPSDYSGSYQAVLNWTLIDGPS comes from the coding sequence TTGGGTAAAATAGGCTGGTTCATTGTACTTTCAAGTGTATTTTTAATTTTTACAATTGGAACAATCTCAGCTAAAGCAGTAAATGAGAACAATCCGCCTGCCCAGATTGAATTAGATAATATCTTTCAAACACCAGCAGGATCGGTTAGTAATATCGTTACAACGACTAAAGGAAATTTAGTCGAAATAACACCAGCAAAAACCAATCAAAATGGAGCGATTTGGTCAACAGACGCAAATAAAATGAATTTAGCAGAAGACTTTGAATCCTCGATGTATCTTTATTTTGGAAATCAAGGAAAAAAGGCTGCTGATGGAATGACATTTGTGATGCAGAACGATCCCAACGGACCCAATGCAATCATTACTGGCTATGGCTCACAAATAGGTACTTGGGCTAGTCCCACACCTGAAAGTTGGTATCCAGGTATTAGAAAAAGCTTTGCAGTGGAATTTGATACCTATGATAACACAGATGGATTTGATGCAGATATGGTCCAAGGGGAGGATCATATTGCATGGAATTTTCCAGACGTGCGTTCGTCCTATGTTGATTATATGAGTTCAAATCAAGTCAAACGTAAATTAACGCATAAAAATAGGCAATATCCAGGAGAATTATCGGTGGATAAATGGTTTCCATTTAAGATAAAATGGTCTGCAAGTAGGAAAACATTAACGTATCAATTTAATGATTTAGCACCTGTAGACGTACCGATTATGAATCCTGAAGCTGTTTTTGGGAGTACTCAGGTCTATTGGGGGTTTGCCGGTTCAACAGGGAATCAAACCGAAATGAATCGGGTTTCATTTGAAAAAGTACCAGATTTGGTTCAATCAAAGGTCAATCTGACTGTAAAAAATCAAGAGGGCATTAGTGTCGATGGGGGAATTGTCAGCAGTATGGAACGGCTAACCTATCGTTTGGAAGGAAATTATATTTCCGGTAAGCAAGAATGGAAAGCCGTTTTTGCACAACTTCAATTGCCAGAAAATGTAACCTACATTCCAAATACGTTAAAACTTTTTTCTACCGATGGCTCTGAAATCGCATTACCAGATGATCAATGGAATGAAAAAACACTAAATGTAAATATAGGAGCGTTAAATACGCAGAAAAATCTAGCCTATGTCACTTTTGAAGTTGAAACAGCGAATGTATCTAGTTTAACTGAGGTAACAGCAGAAGGACTATTTACTGGGAAAAATCAGATTGATACGAGTAATCGTGTTGACTATCAGATTGATACGAAAAAACCACCAACTCTGACTTTAACAAATGAAAATACAATTCAAACGACTGTTACTGGGGGGAACTATGAAGTAACAGGAATTTGGAAAGATTTAGATGGAATGAAGGGAACGTTACATTATTTAGTTAACGGAAAAGAAGTAGGTACAAGCAATGAAATCAGTTCAACAGTGAATCAAGAAATCAATTATGCGTATACAATTCCTGGTAGTAGCTTAACTCAAGGAGCTGAAAATACGCTTGAAGTCTATGCTGTTGATGAAGACAATCTTGTATCAGAATATGTTTCACTTAAAATAAAGAGTTTAAGTGTACCAAAAATTACTCTTAACCATTCAGACACAACCGTTAATCTAGACAATACGTTAGATTATACGACAATGGGGACATGGCAAGATTTAGATAGTTCATGGGTCAGTCTATCTTATGTATTAGATGATTCTAAGGCTGTTGAATTTGCCAAAGAAGTTTCAAATTCCGATCCTAAAGATCAGGAAATCAAGTATGAATTAACTGTTGGAGGCAACGGATTAACTCCTGGTTTGCACCGACTAAAAGTATACGCTGTAGACGCAGAGGGACAAGCGTCCGTTAGTAAAACAGTTCTAATTAACGTGACAGGAACATTGCAGTTTACAAATGTATCTGATAAAGTTAGTTATCCAAAAAATGAAATTCCACGAACAATCAAAACCATTCAACGCAACAAGGATTGGGATATCCGTGTCAAAGATACACGTGGTATCGGAAGTAGCTGGTATGTCAATGTAACAGTAGAACAGCCATTTACTAATGAAAATAAAAAAAAATTAACAGAAGGAATCATCTACAAAACTGGAGATTTTTCAACTCCCTTACAAGTAGGTGTTGCAACCACTGTTTTTTCAAAAACAACAACAGACTACCACGAAGTACCTGTTAACTGGTCAGAGAATCAAGGGCTTTTATTATTGATTACTCCTTCTGATTATTCAGGAAGCTATCAGGCAGTCTTGAATTGGACTTTAATTGATGGCCCTTCTTAG
- a CDS encoding PadR family transcriptional regulator: MISSDVIRGHNDTIILAILMKNDSYGYQISKEITQMSQNLYQIKETTLYSSFTRLEKKGYIISYYGSETNGKRRTYYKITSQGIDYYQEKCEEWQMIKQIVDQFVKGSTDNGAD; this comes from the coding sequence GTGATTAGTAGTGATGTCATTCGTGGTCATAACGATACAATTATTTTAGCAATTTTAATGAAAAATGATTCTTATGGATATCAAATATCAAAAGAAATAACCCAGATGTCGCAAAATTTGTATCAAATCAAAGAAACAACGCTCTATTCCAGCTTTACTCGGCTAGAAAAAAAAGGGTATATTATTTCGTATTATGGTAGCGAAACAAATGGAAAAAGGCGTACTTATTATAAAATTACAAGTCAAGGAATCGATTACTATCAAGAGAAATGTGAAGAATGGCAGATGATTAAACAAATCGTTGATCAATTTGTAAAGGGGAGTACTGATAATGGAGCAGATTAG